The ANME-2 cluster archaeon genomic sequence TTGGCGATACTTCGTTGTTTCAGGATACGGTAAAACGATGTCTCAGGATATCAGATATTTCGGAGATATTTGTGGTGACCAATGAATCCCAGAAGTTCTTCGTTTTGGGGCAGATGGAAGAGCTGGGTCTGGATTTCCAAAACGAAAATCTGCTCATCGAACCTGAAGGAAGAAATACCCTGCCGGCCATCTATTTCGGGGTAAACGAAATAAAAAAGAGATTCGGTAAATGTGTTGTGGCGGTCTTTTCATCAGACCACATTATGGACATTGAAGCCATGGATGCCATAGCCGGTGCCGAACAACTTGCACTTGGATATATTGTGACCTTTGGGATTGTTCCCAAATCCCCTCATACCGGTTACGGGTATATCAGGCCCGGAGATACCGTTGGAATGGGGTATAAAGTAGCTGAATTCAAGGAAAAGCCAGACCTTGAAGAAGCAAAGCAGTATGTTGAGAATGGATACCTGTGGAATAGCGGGATGTTCCTGCTGGATACTGATGTGTTTTCGTCCGAGGTGGCAAAATATTCCCCGGATGTTTATGAAATGTTCAGAATGAACAGGGATATCAATAAGATATATCAAAATTTGCCTGCAATTTCCATCGATTACGGTATCCTGGAAAAATCTGACCGTGTAGCTGTCGTCAAGCTTGATTGTGCATGGAGTGATGTGGGTAATTTCGATGCTATGTACCACGAGTTCGATAAAGACGGGTCCGGGAATGTGGTATTCGGTTGTGATGATGAGTCTGTGGATTCTACGGGTAATTTGATCCAGTCCTCACAGAACAAGGTGGTCTCGCTGATAGGTGTTGATAATATGGTGGTGGTGGATACTCCGGATGCGCTCCTGGTATGTCCCAGAGACAGGTGCCAGGATGTGAAGGATGTAGTGGGTAAGCTGAAGGAGCAGGATGACGAGAGGGTGTTCCTGCACCGGACCGTGTACAGGCCGTGGGGGTCGTATACGATACTTGAGGACTGGGAGAGGTACAAGATAAAGCGGATACGGGTATTGCAGGGTAAGATCCTGAGCCTCCAGTTGCATTACCACCGCAGCGAGCATTGGGTCGTGGTCACGGGGACGGCGTGCGTTCAGGTGGATGGGAAGCGGTTCTACCTGCGGCAGGGTGAGAGTACGTTCATCAAGCCAGGGATTAAGCACAGGCTGTCCAATCCGGGCAAGTTTGCGCTGGAGATCATTGAGGTGCAGCTGGGTGAGTATGTGGGCGAGGATGATATTGTCAGGTACGATGATGAGTACGGGCGGGAATAGAATAGAATAGAATATTTATCATTTGATATATGGGCTTTATTATCTTCTGTGATAAATCAAAAACAAGAAAATCCTCCCTACTGTCGAATTAACTTGAGACCTTGGATTTTGTACAAGGTGTCCGACAAAATCGGACAAACACAAAGTTATACTTTATGTACAATGAAAAATGAATAATACACCTTGAATGTTAAAAAACGATTTTAATTATATCAGAAATACTTAATACAAATCGGTTTTAACAATATAACAAATGTTTAATACATATCGATTTTAATATGAAACCTAAATATATATTTCCTGAATAGTATTACAATATAACTATGCCAAAAACTGCTCTAATAACAGGAATAACTGGCCAGGATGGCTCTTATCTGACTGAATTCCTCTTAAAAAATGGATATGAAGTACACGGTATCATAAGAAGAGCGAGTACTTTTAATACAGAACGAATTGACCATCTTTATTCAGACCCTCACAAAGAAGAAACAAAGTTATTCCTGCATTATGGAGACCTCTCTGATGCAGGTCAATTGACGAATCTCGTCCATGATATCCAGCCTGATGAGATATACAACCTTGCAGCGCAGAGCCATGTCCGGGTCAGTTTTGACCTGCCTGAATATACGGGGGATATTACTGCTCTTGGAACAACCAGGTTTCTTGAGGCTATCAGGAAGAGCAATGTCGATACAAAATTCTACCAGGCTTCAAGCAGCGAGATGTTCGGGGATTCACCACCACCCCAGAGTGAAAACACCCCATTCAGACCAAGGAGTCCGTATGCAGCAGCGAAGGTGTATTCTTACTGGATGACCGCAAATTACCGTGAAGCATATAATATTTTCGCTTGTAATGGAATTCTTTTTAATCATGAATCTCCCAGGCGGGGAGAAACTTTTGTTACACGGAAGATCACAATGGCACTGGCCAGAATAAAGCTAGGTTTGCAGGATAAACTCTACCTGGGAAATCTTGAAGCCAAACGTGATTGGGGTTTTGCTAAGGACTTTGTAGAAGCAATGTGGTTGATGCTGCAGCAGGATGAACCTGGTGATTATGTCATTGCAACGGGTGAGACACATTCTGTTAAAGAGTTCCTGGATGAGGCTTTCAACTATGCCGGGCTGAACTGGCAGGAGTATGTGGAGATCGACCCACGATATTTCAGACCCACTGAAGTGGATGTCCTTGTTGGTGATACAGTGAAGGCAGAGAAGAAACTGGGATGGAAAGCTAAGGTCGGGTTTAAAGAACTGGTTAGATTGATGGTCGATGCTGACCTTGAGCGGGAAGAACTGCGGCAAAATGGCTATGCTAATTATGAACGGGATGAAAATTATGTCGTACCTTAAGGGTAAGAGGATAACTGTTACGGGTGGTGCGGGATTCTTAGGCAGGTATGTAGTTAAGAAGTTACAGGACAGGGGATGGGGTGATGTATTCATCCCAAGAAGTAAGGACTATGACCTTGTTCATATGGATGATGTGAAGCGTTTATATGCTGATGCTGAACCTGATATTGTTATACATCTTGCTGCTGTGGTTGGTGGCATCGGTGCTAACAGCCTGAATCCGGGGATATTTTTTTATGATAACCTGATGATGGGGGCACAGTTGATGGAACAGGGAAGGGTGCATGGGCTTGATAAGTTCGTGGCAATAGGCACCATCTGCTGCTATCCAAAGTTCACCCCGGTCCCTTTCAAGGAAGAAGACCTGTGGAACGGTTACCCTGAGGAGACAAATGCACCCTATGGCCTGGCCAAGAAGATGCTGCTGGTGCAGTCACAGGCCTACCGGCAGCAGTACGGGTTCAATTCCATATTCCTGCTGCCTGTGAACCTGTATGGTCCGGGTGATAACTTCGACCCCTGCTGTTCCCATGTGATCCCGGCACTTATTAAAAAATGTTTTGATGCAATGGAGAATGGTGAGGATGAGATCGTTGTCTGGGGAACAGGAGAGGCTACACGGGAATTTATCTATGTGGAGGATGCTGCCGAAGGGATTGTACTGGCTACAGAAAAATACAATAACAGCGACCCTGTCAACATCGGAGCTGGATTTGAGATATCTATTAAAGAACTTGTGCACCTGATCGTGGAGTTGACTGGATTTGATGGAACAGTGGTCTGGGATAGGACCAGGCCGGACGGACAACCCAGGCGGTGTCTCGATACTTCAAGGGCAGAGAAAGAGTTCGGGTTCAAGGCTAAATATAAATTCGAAGACGGATTAAAAAATATGATCGAGTGGTATAGAAAAACAAGGCAATAGATTGAATTTATAACACAAAAATGTACGAATAAAGGAACCCTCCATCCACGCAATGACCCTTTTACAATATTTGATGACAATGATATGGATGTGAGATTACATAGTGGAAACCATGAAACATATATTGACCCGGCGCGTGAAAGATCAGGGGTTCAGAAGCTGTTCAGAATGCAGATCAACTGAACTGGAATATTTTGGCAGGGTGTATATTGAAGGCGAGTTGTTCTCATTCCCCTACTGCAGACAATGCGGGCTGGTGCAATGGCATGTGGTGTCTGGTTTCCACCTGACCCTAGAAAAGCTGTATGAAGTGTTTCTTCAGCTGGCCGAAGAACTGGGATTATCCAGGGACGGAATCCTGGCAGGACTTGAACATATCAAGCAGAGAAAAGGTGATGAGGGGTATTCTGATGATGTTGTCATTTTAAGAGAGGTTTTTGAGATTTTATAAACTATTGTGAAAATTGATCAATTGACGTATTTTTGACTATTAATGACTGACGAAAAAAATGAATTCGAACTGGTGATCAGACCGCAAAAAGGCCTGTTCTCAATAGACCTGGCAGAGCTGATGCACTACAGGGAACTGCTGTATTTCCTTACCTGGCGCGAGGTCAAGGTGAGGTACAAACAGACCATTATGGGTGCATCGTGGGCTCTATTGCAGCCGTTGTTCACAATGATAGTGTTCACATTGATCTTCGGCGGTCTGGCAAAGATGCCATCCGAAGGTATTCCCTATCCGGTGTTCTCATATTCGGGACTGCTGCTGTGGATATATTTCTCGAACTCGGTATCCAGTTCAGGGAACAGTCTTGTGGGTAATTCAGCCCTGATATCGAAGATATATTTCCCCAGGTTGTTCATCCCCACCAGTGCATGCCTGTCAGGGCTGGTGGATTATGTGATCGCGCTGGTGATCCTGGTATTTATGATGATATACTACAACCTTCTACCGAATGTCAGCATTATCATGCTTCCCCTGCTTGTGTTTACCACCTTGATCCTGGCATCCGGGATCGGATACTGGCTGTCCTCTATCAGCGTGAAGTACAGGGACGTGCATTTCATTCTGCCCTTCTTCATCCAGCTCTTTATGTTCATATCTCCCGTGATATACCCCACGA encodes the following:
- a CDS encoding mannose-1-phosphate guanylyltransferase/mannose-6-phosphate isomerase, with product GDTSLFQDTVKRCLRISDISEIFVVTNESQKFFVLGQMEELGLDFQNENLLIEPEGRNTLPAIYFGVNEIKKRFGKCVVAVFSSDHIMDIEAMDAIAGAEQLALGYIVTFGIVPKSPHTGYGYIRPGDTVGMGYKVAEFKEKPDLEEAKQYVENGYLWNSGMFLLDTDVFSSEVAKYSPDVYEMFRMNRDINKIYQNLPAISIDYGILEKSDRVAVVKLDCAWSDVGNFDAMYHEFDKDGSGNVVFGCDDESVDSTGNLIQSSQNKVVSLIGVDNMVVVDTPDALLVCPRDRCQDVKDVVGKLKEQDDERVFLHRTVYRPWGSYTILEDWERYKIKRIRVLQGKILSLQLHYHRSEHWVVVTGTACVQVDGKRFYLRQGESTFIKPGIKHRLSNPGKFALEIIEVQLGEYVGEDDIVRYDDEYGRE
- the gmd gene encoding GDP-mannose 4,6-dehydratase gives rise to the protein MPKTALITGITGQDGSYLTEFLLKNGYEVHGIIRRASTFNTERIDHLYSDPHKEETKLFLHYGDLSDAGQLTNLVHDIQPDEIYNLAAQSHVRVSFDLPEYTGDITALGTTRFLEAIRKSNVDTKFYQASSSEMFGDSPPPQSENTPFRPRSPYAAAKVYSYWMTANYREAYNIFACNGILFNHESPRRGETFVTRKITMALARIKLGLQDKLYLGNLEAKRDWGFAKDFVEAMWLMLQQDEPGDYVIATGETHSVKEFLDEAFNYAGLNWQEYVEIDPRYFRPTEVDVLVGDTVKAEKKLGWKAKVGFKELVRLMVDADLEREELRQNGYANYERDENYVVP
- a CDS encoding GDP-L-fucose synthase; this translates as MSYLKGKRITVTGGAGFLGRYVVKKLQDRGWGDVFIPRSKDYDLVHMDDVKRLYADAEPDIVIHLAAVVGGIGANSLNPGIFFYDNLMMGAQLMEQGRVHGLDKFVAIGTICCYPKFTPVPFKEEDLWNGYPEETNAPYGLAKKMLLVQSQAYRQQYGFNSIFLLPVNLYGPGDNFDPCCSHVIPALIKKCFDAMENGEDEIVVWGTGEATREFIYVEDAAEGIVLATEKYNNSDPVNIGAGFEISIKELVHLIVELTGFDGTVVWDRTRPDGQPRRCLDTSRAEKEFGFKAKYKFEDGLKNMIEWYRKTRQ
- a CDS encoding ABC transporter permease, which codes for MTDEKNEFELVIRPQKGLFSIDLAELMHYRELLYFLTWREVKVRYKQTIMGASWALLQPLFTMIVFTLIFGGLAKMPSEGIPYPVFSYSGLLLWIYFSNSVSSSGNSLVGNSALISKIYFPRLFIPTSACLSGLVDYVIALVILVFMMIYYNLLPNVSIIMLPLLVFTTLILASGIGYWLSSISVKYRDVHFILPFFIQLFMFISPVIYPTNIVGEKYQWLLYLNPMTGLIDAHRAVLLGHMPVNFGALGISMVISVLIFLSGIMYLKKTEKYFADLI